Proteins from one Juglans microcarpa x Juglans regia isolate MS1-56 chromosome 6S, Jm3101_v1.0, whole genome shotgun sequence genomic window:
- the LOC121236653 gene encoding uncharacterized protein LOC121236653 produces MPKFEWAKWVWHKFLPKKISLCMWKAVFGCLSVDSQVRRLGIALAFGCNCCLRRQVETLEHVLGKGDFAVEVWKMASAEFRVPFVPQQGWQQRVQVWFNRATRQSQLGTLLGLFPSVLVWRLWNRRCMARMEDRAESVREVWCSIKYWVPILASQIVKVQRLSIMDEYILRILNVPIVEKSRVQIKVLRWVKPRLGCLKLNLDGSCVGNPSLAGGWVASEL; encoded by the coding sequence ATGCCAAAGTTTGAATGGGCGAAATGGGTGTGGCATAAGTTCCTACCGAAAAAGATATCTTTGTGTATGTGGAAGGCTGTTTTTGGCTGTCTAAGTGTGGACTCACAGGTCCGGCGCCTTGGGATTGCTTTAGCTTTTGGTTGTAATTGTTGTTTGAGAAGGCAAGTAGAGACGCTGGAGCATGTCCTCGGCAAAGGGGATTTTGCAGTGGAAGTTTGGAAGATGGCATCGGCTGAGTTTAGGGTTCCTTTTGTTCCGCAGCAGGGTTGGCAGCAAAGAGTCCAGGTATGGTTTAATCGTGCAACACGGCAGTCTCAACTGGGTACGTTGCTGGGATTATTTCCTAGCGTGTTAGTGTGGCGCCTCTGGAATAGAAGGTGTATGGCGAGAATGGAAGATAGGGCTGAGTCTGTACGGGAAGTGTGGTGCTCTATAAAATACTGGGTGCCGATATTGGCATCTCAGATAGTCAAGGTGCAGCGCCTGTCAATCATGGATGAATACATTCTGAGGATATTAAATGTGCCGATAGTTGAGAAGTCTAGAGTGCAGATAAAGGTCTTGCGATGGGTTAAACCGAGATTGGGATGTTTGAAGTTAAATCTTGATGGCAGCTGTGTTGGGAATCCAAGTCTTGCAGGGGGTTGGGTTGCTTCAGAATTATAG
- the LOC121237113 gene encoding 54S ribosomal protein L51, mitochondrial-like produces MALRGVWQLQKMIVSYSDWGGSSRGIRALMDSHLPAFREKNPRLEVVTELIRGQHPHLKGFYRNKNERVICVKNMDPEDILLHATRLRNALGRKAVKLKTRHVTKHPSVQGTWTTVVKLLGFLLIRSHNM; encoded by the exons ATGGCTTTGAGAGGTGTTTGGCAACTACAAAAGATGATTGTGAGCTATTCTGATTGGGGTGGAAGTAGCAGGGGCATCAG GGCATTAATGGACTCACATCTACCGGCATTTAGAGAGAAAAATCCTCGGTTAGAAGTTGTCACTGAACTCATTCGTGGTCAGCATCCGCATTTGAAAGGCTTTTACC GGAACAAAAATGAGCGGGTGATATGTGTGAAGAATATGGATCCGGAAGACATCCTTCTACATGCAACCCGGTTAAGGAATGCATTGGGAAGAAAGGCAGTGAAATTGAAGACAAGACACGTAACCAAACACCCTAGTGTTCAGGGTACATGGACAACGGTCGTCAAATTACTTGGCTTCCTATTAATACGGTCACATAATATGTAA
- the LOC121237115 gene encoding alpha,alpha-trehalose-phosphate synthase [UDP-forming] 5-like, with amino-acid sequence MVSRSYSNLLDLVSGGSPTFGRERKRLPRVATVAGVLSELDDENSNSAGSDAPSSISQDRMIIVGNQLPLRAHRSDDGQWNFSWDDDSLLLQLKDGLGEDIDVIYIGCLKEEIDLSEQDDVAQTLLETYKCVPAFIPPDLFSKFYHGFCKQHLWPLFHYMLPLSPDLGGRFDRSLWQAYVSVNKIFADKVMEVISPDDDFVWVHDYHLMVLPTFLRKRFNRVKLGFFLHSPFPSSEIYRTLPVRDELLRALLNSDLIGFHTFDYARHFLSCCGRMLGLSYQSKRGYIGLEYYGRTVSIKILPVGIHIGQLQSVLDLPETESKVAELRDQFRGRTVLLGVDDMDIFKGISLKLLAMEQLLTQHPDKRGKVVLVQIANPARGRGKDVQEVQCETTATVSRINETFGRQGYKPVVLIDTPLQFYERIAYYVIAECCLVTAVRDGMNLIPYEYIICRQGNEKLDVTLGLNTLTPKKSMLVVSEFVGCSPSLSGAIRVNPWNIDSVAEAMESALIVSEAERQLRHEKHYRYVSTHDVAYWARSFLQDLERACRDHVRRRCWGIGFGLGFRVIALDPNFRKLSVDHIVSAYKRTKSRAILLDYDGAMMLPGSICISANTEVVGTLKSLCRDPKNVVFIVSGKDRKTLMEWFSSCEKLGIAAEHGYFLRPNHEVDWETCVSVPDFDWKQIAEPVMQLYTETTDGSTIETKESALVWNYQFADPDFGSCQAKELLDHLESVLANDPVSVKSGQHIVEVKPQGVNKGIIAEYLLSTMRQRGMLPDFVLCIGDDRSDEDMFEVIMSARASLSPVAEVFACTVGQKPSKAKYYLEDTTEILRMLQGLANASEQAARIAPQVSQRVVMSDSK; translated from the exons ATGGTTTCGAGGTCTTATTCTAACTTATTGGATCTTGTGTCTGGTGGATCTCCAACTTTTGGTCGTGAGAGGAAGAGGCTCCCTCGGGTGGCAACCGTCGCGGGAGTGCTGTCTGAGCTAGATGATGAAAACAGCAATAGTGCTGGTTCTGATGCTCCCTCATCTATCTCTCAGGATCGGATGATCATTGTGGGAAACCAGCTTCCACTTAGGGCACATCGAAGTGACGATGGACAGTGGAACTTTAGCTGGGATGATGATTCTCTTCTTTTGCAACTTAAAGATGGCCTTGGAGAAGATATAGACGTAATCTATATTGGCTGTCTTAAAGAAGAGATTGACCTGAGTGAGCAAGATGATGTAGCTCAAACTTTGCTCGAGACATACAAGTGTGTACCAGCATTCATCCCTCCCGATCTTTTTAGTAAATTCTATCATGGATTCTGTAAGCAACATTTGTGGCCTTTATTTCACTACATGCTTCCTCTATCGCCAGATCTTGGTGGTAGGTTTGATCGGTCCCTTTGGCAAGCTTATGTATCTGTGAACAAGATATTTGCAGATAAAGTAATGGAAGTGATCAGTCCTGATGATGACTTTGTGTGGGTTCATGATTACCATTTGATGGTTTTGCCAACATTTTTGAGGAAGAGGTTCAATAGGGTAAAGCTTGGATTCTTCCTCCATAGCCCATTCCCTTCATCTGAGATCTACAGGACACTTCCTGTAAGAGATGAACTTCTGAGAGCTCTTTTAAACTCTGACCTCATTGGATTCCATACTTTTGATTATGCTAGGCACTTCCTCTCTTGTTGTGGTAGAATGCTTGGGCTTTCTTATCAATCTAAGCGTGGTTACATAGGGCTTGAATATTATGGTCGTACAGTAAGCATTAAAATTCTTCCTGTTGGGATTCATATAGGCCAGCTCCAATCTGTTTTGGATCTTCCTGAGACTGAATCTAAGGTTGCAGAGTTACGAGATCAGTTTAGGGGTCGTACGGTTTTGCTTGGGGTTGATGACATGGACATTTTTAAAGGAATCAGTTTGAAACTTTTGGCCATGGAACAACTGCTCACACAACATCCTGATAAGAGGGGTAAAGTTGTATTGGTTCAGATTGCAAATCCTGCAAGGGGCAGAGGTAAGGATGTGCAGGAGGTCCAATGTGAAACTACTGCTACAGTGAGCAGGATTAATGAGACATTTGGAAGGCAAGGATATAAGCCAGTGGTCTTGATTGATACTCCACTGCAGTTTTATGAAAGAATTGCTTATTACGTAATTGCAGAGTGTTGTCTTGTTACAGCAGTGAGGGATGGGATGAATCTTATTCCctatgaatatattatttgCCGGCAAGGAAACGAGAAATTAGATGTGACCTTAGGGCTAAACACATTGACCCCAAAAAAGAGCATGCTGGTGGTATCTGAATTTGTCGGATGCTCCCCATCACTAAGTGGTGCAATTCGAGTTAATCCATGGAACATTGATTCTGTAGCCGAAGCTATGGAGTCAGCCCTAATAGTCTCTGAGGCAGAAAGACAGTTGAGGCATGAGAAGCACTATAGGTATGTCAGTACACATGATGTTGCGTACTGGGCACGCAGCTTTTTACAAGATCTTGAAAGGGCATGTAGGGATCATGTGAGGAGGAGGTGCTGGGGAATTGGTTTTGGTTTAGGGTTTCGAGTAATTGCTTTGGATCCAAATTTCAGAAAGCTCTCAGTTGATCATATCGTTTCAGCTTATAAGAGGACTAAGAGCCGAGCAATTCTTTTAGATTATGATGGTGCTATGATGCTGCCGGGTTCAATTTGTATCTCTGCCAATACTGAAGTTGTTGGAACCTTAAAGAGCTTGTGTAGAGACCCCAAAAATGTTGTCTTCATTGTTAGCGGGAAGGACAGAAAGACCCTAATGGAATGGTTTTCTTCTTGTGAAAAGCTTGGGATTGCAGCTGAGCATGGTTATTTTTTGAG gCCAAACCATGAGGTGGATTGGGAAACTTGTGTTTCAGTGCCAGATTTTGACTGGAAACAGATTGCTGAGCCAGTAATGCAATTATACACTGAAACTACTGATGGTTCTACCATAGAGACCAAAGAGAGTGCTCTTGTTTGGAATTACCAGTTTGCAGATCCAGATTTTGGCTCATGCCAGGCTAAGGAGCTTCTTGATCATCTGGAAAGTGTTCTTGCTAATGATCCAGTTTCAGTCAAGAGTGGCCAACATATAGTTGAGGTTAAACCTCAG GGTGTAAATAAAGGCATTATAGCAGAATATCTCCTCTCAACAATGAGACAGAGGGGAATGCTTCCGGATTTTGTTCTCTGTATTGGGGATGACAGGTCAGATGAGGACATGTTTGAGGTGATAATGAGTGCAAGGGCATCTCTCTCCCCAGTTGCCGAAGTATTTGCTTGCACTGTTGGCCAGAAACCCAGCAAGGCCAAGTACTACCTGGAAGACACAACTGAGATTTTGAGAATGTTACAGGGCCTAGCCAATGCTTCAGAGCAGGCTGCCAGAATTGCTCCCCAAGTTTCTCAGCGCGTGGTTATGTCAGATAGTAAATAG